DNA from Saccharicrinis carchari:
GGCCGAATACCTGGAAGATTATGCACCTCCATCCACCAAAGAAAAAGGCTATCGGCTGATTGAAAAAGAACTGCATAACTACGAAGATCCTAACTTTAAAGAAAAACTGATGGAGCGTCTGGACAAAATAAAAACAGGCGAACGCGATTTGTATTTTTAAAGGACTTTCAGCGGGAAGGATATAGTGGCTTGGTTACTGTCCGCTTGTCAGTTAGCTTGTTTATTGTATTGCGCTAAGTTATAACCCGGCGATAGCCATATACAATAGAAGAAAGTTCGCTTAACCGGATGCGGCACCTGCAGATGGCATAGATCAGATCACCCGCTTTTATTTTTCATCCTTATTTTCTGCCGGAAGATGGTGCAGGGGAACTCTACGTCCGTCTTTGGTAGCAACAATAAAAGAATCGGCAAAACCCATGTTTTTGATATTACTCCAAAATTCCAACGCTTTCTCGTATTCGTCGAATTTACCCAGGGTATATTGGTAAATGCTGTCGTAGGTTTCTTGATTTATCGTACCGAGGTTATCCGCAAATTCTGTTAAATCAATTTCTTTAAAGGCGCCAATCTGAATGCGATATTTATAGCCACTTTCACCACGCTCAACAAGGTTTTCGTTTTTTATATTGCTTAAGCTGTCGCGATATAAATTTAGTGTAGCCGATTGTATTCTTTGTTGCGCTAATAATTGATTATATTGTTCGGTTAGTGGGTTTATGCCATCCTCTTGCGTATTGCCCGAAAAATTAATCATTCCTTTTACCAGCAAAACCAATAGCAATGATATAAAAAAGAAAGCCTGAAATAACAGGGCTTTTCGGAGTTTGGTGAGTTTAGCAGATTGTTTGCGATTGATGTTTCGTAGTCGTCGCACTTCTTTGTCAACCGCCTTAAGCCGCATCTTATCTTTCTTGCTTTCAAATTCTAATTCCTGCGTTGTCATGTGTGTTGTGCTTGATCGGATGAAATATAAGCCGAAAGTAAAAAAAAATAATGTGTAAGCCGAAAAATAGGCGGATTTTATAGGTTAAAAAAAAAGGCCGGATAGTCATCCGGCCTTTTCTGATAATTTGCGTCAATATTATTTTTTTGAGAATTCGGCCAACTTATTGTCGAGGTTTAAATAGTAATCTCCTTTTTTTAGTCCTGAAACATTGACCGTTTGTCCGTACCCCTTAAAAATAATTCCTCCGTATTCATCATATATTTCGTAGAGCGTTGGTGCAGTAAATTCAAGTGTGTCATCTACCTTTTTAGGCGAAAAGTTTACCTCCGGTTTTGTAGACATATAGGTAATTTCCTTGGAGTATTTTGGTTTGCCTCTAAAATCAGTTTGCTTAATCCTGAACTTATTCTGGCCTGAATTAAAGCGAACCTTTGTTTCGTAAGTATTTCGGCTCGCCGTTCCGGAACCATTAACCCTACCCACTTCTATCCATTTATTCCAGCGGAATTGTTCCACTACAAACGGCAGACTGCCTGCTTCTTTTGTTGTAGCCCATTCTATTTTATCACCGGATATTTTTAATTCGTCTATCTCAAAAGTTGCACGTGCGTTCAAAACTTCTGGATTTAATACTATGGGTTGGCAACCTTCCTTGTACTTAATCGTTACCGTAAGTGGTTCGCCCGGCACAAAACCGTATACAGAAAGATCCACCTCGAAAGCACTGGAATTAATTTCATCGGTGGAGGTGAGGCCGTTTACGGTTACTTCATAAACACAAAAACCTACACCACTTGGAGCAAACGGGTTTTTAACATATAAATTATCTCCCTGAAATGTGCCATTCAGTACAATGTCTTCGGCCCGGATTGGGAAGGCCATCATCGCAAAAAGCAGTATAAAGTGTATAAGTCTTTTCATTGATTTAAGTATAGGGTGTTGTCAACAGTTTTGCAATTTAAAAAAACATAGTCATTCCAGCAATAAAAGTAACAATATCTCATTGTAAAAATACACTATTTTTGATTAGTGCCTGATGAAAGCATATATTTAAAAATAAATTATCAACAACTAGGAAAGACGACTTTGTTAAACGGGCTCTTTCCAGTCGTTATTTAGTTTAATAAGATCAATAAGCTCGTTTACGGCATCTTTTTCGTCAATGTTCTTTTTTACCACTTTACGCTGATAATACAAAGTTATTTTTCCGGGGCCCGAACCTACATATCCATAGTCAGCATCTGCCATTTCACCCGGGCCATTCACGATGCAGCCCATCACGGCTATCTTTAGACCTTTTAAATGGGCGGTGCGTTCTTTAACTCGGGTTGTAGTTTCCTGAATACCAAAAAGTGTTCTGCCACATCCGGGACACGATATGTAATCGGGCTTCTCGAAACGAACTCTGGCAGCCTGCAAAATAGCATAGGCCGTTTTGTTTACCATGCCCGGCTTGCTTTCTTTATTATAATCTATCCAGATGCCATCACCGAAACCATCCAGAAACAACGGGCCAAAATCGCATGCTGCTTGTATCTGTGTATTGCGATCGAACACTGGGTTGTATTTATTGTAGATTATCACCGGATGATTTACTTTGTTTGAAGCCAACCATAAAAATGCAGCTCTTTGTTCGGCTATGTTATTTTTATTTGTGGAGCTTAATACTAACACAAGGTTCGTACATGATTTTATTCTCTCGTAAAAAGCGGGGTTAAATTCTGAATAACTGACTTTGAGAAAAATCTTAGCAGCATTTAATTCCTTCAATTGATTTAACTCTTTGATTTTTAAAAGAGGGAAATGGCGTGCTTTGTCCTTGAGCTTATTCCACTGATTCAGTGGTAATATGTTGGCTGCCGATTCATCCCCGGACGAAAAAATGTAATCGGGCGCATCTTTTAGTGTTTTTTTATTGCCAAGGACTACCGGAAAGTTGCCGCCACCAATATTACCCACAGCCTCAGACTTGCGCCTGGCATATTCAAAAGGAGAATAGGACGCATCGTTTACCGGCTTAATAGTATCGTGATCGGCTTTTGAAGACGTGTATCTGATTAATTCCCTGGCTACCGGAATTTCTTTTTCAGGGTCTTCGGTGAGTGATACTCTTATGGTATCACCTATGCCATCGGCCAATAGGGCACCAATACCCACTGCCGACCGGATACGCCCATCCTCGCCTTCGCCAGCTTCTGTTACCCCTAAATGTAAAGGATAGCTGATGTTTTCTTCCTGCATCTTTTGCACCAATAACCTAACGGTATGCACCATTACACGCGCATTGCTGGCTTTGATACTCAATACTATGCGCTTAAATTCTTCCTGCTGGCAGATGCGTAGAAATTCCATGCACGACTCCACCATTCCCATGGGGGTATCGCCATAACGGCTCATAATCCTATCCGATAGCGATCCGTGGTTGGTTCCTATACGCAGGGCGGTATTGTTTTGCTTGCAAATATTAAGCAGGGGAATCAGTTTTTTCTTTACCGTCTCCAGCTCTTCGGCATACGACTCCGGTGTATATTGG
Protein-coding regions in this window:
- the ispG gene encoding (E)-4-hydroxy-3-methylbut-2-enyl-diphosphate synthase, producing MIKSEYCIDLFKYKRNKTREVTIGELMLGDTHPIVVQSMTTTNTNHTEATVNQIKTIFDAGGQMVRMTAQGRREAANLKNIKTELHRQGYTAPLVADIHFNPNAANIAAEHIEKVRINPGNFVDGAKKFETIQYTPESYAEELETVKKKLIPLLNICKQNNTALRIGTNHGSLSDRIMSRYGDTPMGMVESCMEFLRICQQEEFKRIVLSIKASNARVMVHTVRLLVQKMQEENISYPLHLGVTEAGEGEDGRIRSAVGIGALLADGIGDTIRVSLTEDPEKEIPVARELIRYTSSKADHDTIKPVNDASYSPFEYARRKSEAVGNIGGGNFPVVLGNKKTLKDAPDYIFSSGDESAANILPLNQWNKLKDKARHFPLLKIKELNQLKELNAAKIFLKVSYSEFNPAFYERIKSCTNLVLVLSSTNKNNIAEQRAAFLWLASNKVNHPVIIYNKYNPVFDRNTQIQAACDFGPLFLDGFGDGIWIDYNKESKPGMVNKTAYAILQAARVRFEKPDYISCPGCGRTLFGIQETTTRVKERTAHLKGLKIAVMGCIVNGPGEMADADYGYVGSGPGKITLYYQRKVVKKNIDEKDAVNELIDLIKLNNDWKEPV